DNA from Salvelinus alpinus chromosome 17, SLU_Salpinus.1, whole genome shotgun sequence:
gcaatggcttcttccttcttgagtggcctttcaggttatgtcgatataggacttgttttacagtggatatagatacttttgtacctgtttcctccggcatattcacaaggtcctttgctgttgttctgggattgatttgcacttttcgcaccaaagtacgttcatctctaggagacagaacgcgcctccttcctgagcggtatgacggctacatggtcccatggtgtttatacttgcatactattgtttgtacagatgaacgtagtaccttcaggtgtttggaaattgctcccaaggatgaaccagacttgtggaggtctacagtttgtcttggctgatttcttttgattttcccatgatgtcaagcaaagaggcactgagtttgaaggtaggccttgaaatacatccacaggtacatctccaattgacaaaaattatgtcaattagcctatcagaagcttctaaagccatgacataatcttCTGGAAAAATGAATtctcaagtttatcaagacatttttcaGGAGAATATTAGGCtctctgtccgccaattgaagctcaacagaaattgagtgatgcaacaggacaatgacccaaaacacagaggtaaatcaacaacagattgGCTtcacagaagaaaatatgccttcttgagtggcccagtcctgacctcaacctgattgagatgctgtggcatgatcttaagagagcagttcacaccagacattccAAGagtattgctgaactgaaacagttttgtaaagaggaatggtccagaattcctcctgaccattgtgcaggtctgatctgcaactacagaaaatgtttggttgaggttattgctgctaaaggagggtcaaccagttattgaaTCCAAGGTTtcactttttccaccctgcactgtaaatgtttacatggtgtgttcaataaagacatgaaaacgtataattgtttgtgtgttattagtttaagcagactgtgcttGTCTATTTGTTGTAACCTCGATgaaaatcagatcaaattttatgaccaatttattcaGAAagccaggtatttccaaagggttcacataccttttcttgccactgtatactgAATGTAGCTGAAGACGAGGCTCTCTACCAGTCAAATTAAGGAATACAAGCACTATCTTTGACCCAACTCAAGCTCAACAACAATTCTAGTCCAAAGGCACAACTTTTTACAACTCTTCTCAACCTTAACTTGATCCCAACTTTAACCATGTTTTGCCCAACTCTTTCCATTTCATTGAATGCTTGATGCCAATgcagctctctctatctctctccctctcccttcagtGTCCCAGCAGTACATACGGTAGCTACAGCTCCACCCGGGAGTACCCTGATGATGTCATCTTCTTCAGCCGTACCCACCCTCTGCTGCAGGAAGCAGTGCTGCCGCAGGGAGGGCGCCCTCTGTTGGTCAGGGTGGGAGTGCACTACAAATTCAGCCGACTGCTCGTGGACCGAGTAGAGGCAGTGGACGGACAGTATGATGTCCTGTTCATCGGCACAGGTGTGGGGATaggttttgtgtatgtgtgcgtgcgcgtgcgcgtgagtgtgtgtttgagtacaGTACAAGCAGGAGTGTCCTCTGTGTTGCAGACTCAGGCCAGGTGCTGAAGTCTATCCCTCTCCCTAAAGAACACGGTGTCACCCAGGAGGTCACCCTGGAGCAGCTGCAGGTCTTCCAGGTACAAGTTCGTTGTATCCTTACTTTGACAAATCTGTAGTTTTAGATCATTTTTTGACATATCTGTAGTTTCTTCTGTTGTGTGGTTTACCCTAACACcttttcccctctcccaccacagCACAAGTCACCTGTGACTACCATGACACTGTCCAAGAAAAAGGTAAGAATGACGCATATATACCctcccccccaaacacacacaaagctcCCCATCTTATATCTCCAAGAAGAGCTTAATCACTGGTTGCTATGGTAACCACAGAGCGATGAGGAATcctactgggcacagacgtcaatccACCATCTATTCCATGTTAGTTCaaagtaatttcattgaaatgacatggaaacaactttgatttaaccagtttgtgcccagtgggctggTGCACATTGAGATGGTGAATCTACATCGACACACGTAAACATGCTCTGTAGCAGTCAGTCTCAGTCGTGTGTGAATTTGGAAAGTATGAATCAGCGAAGGCATAAATCCTGAAATAACTGACGGTTGTGGCATCTGCTCTCTCAGCCATTTTATAATGATGTGTTTTTCTTCTcggttttcttttttcttttgtgtgtgtgtgtgtgtgtgtgtttgtgtgtttgtgtgtgtgtgtgtgtttgtgtgtgtgtgtgtgtgtgtgtgtgtgtgtgtgtgtgtgtgtgtgtgtgtgtgtgtgtgtgtgtgtgtgtgtgtgtgtgtgtgtgtgtgtgtgtgtgtgtgtgtgtgtgtgtgtgtgtgtgtgtgtgtgtgtgtgtgtgtgtgtgtgtgtgtgtgtgtgtgtgtctgtgtgtgtgtgtgtgtgtgtgtgtgtgtgtgtgtgtgtgtgtgtgtgtgtgtgtgtgtgtgtgtgtgtgtgtgtgtgtgtttgtgtgtgtgtgtgtgtgtgtgtgtgtgtgtgtgtgtgactacagCAGTGGCTGTTTGTGGGTTCTGCGGAGGGTGTGGCACAGTTGGCTCTGTTCCAGTGTGAGCTGTACGGCCAGGCCTGCACTGAATGCTGTCTGGCCAGAGATCCCTACTGCACCTGGGACGGACACGCCTGCAGCCCCTTCATGCCCATTGCACGCAGGTGGACATGCTCAGCTCACACTCAACCCAGACTTATAATCCAACACTTACACTGAATATCTAGCTAGCACTTCACACAGTTACAGTATAGAACTACAGTAGAAACTCAACATGAATAAGCATGCTTTTAAAATAGAGAGGAAAATAAAGTTGTAAGTTTAAGTCTATGACATGCCAGCTCACTCTCATATACCCAGTACCCACTCATCCAATACATGTCTATGTAGCTATAGGCCTGCCCTACTCACAAATGCTCACATTTAGTGCATACTCTTATCTAACATTATGTATTTTTTGGTTTCCTCTCACCGAAGGAGGAACGCTCGTCAGGTTGGTGATGAGGAAGACCCTCTGACACAGTGTGTCAGACAGGGAGGTGAGCAGAGACTGTCAGAAGCCGCACccccacagacatacagtaccagtcaaaatgtttggacacacctactcattcaagggtttttctttattttgactatttcctacattgtagaataatagtgaagacatcaaaacgatgaaataacacatatggaatcatgtagtaaccaaaaaaagtgttaaataaatcaacatatatttaatatttgagattcttcaaagtagccaccctttgcctttatgacaggcattctctcaaccagcttcaagaggaATGCTTtatcaacagtcttgaaggagttcctacatatgctgagcacagcggtccaactcatcccaaatcatctcaattggtttgaggttgggtgattgtgaaggccaggtcatctgatgcagcactccatcactctccttcttggtcaaatagcccttacacagcctgtaaagtgtgtttgtcctgttgaaaaccgaatgatagtcccactaagtgcaaaccagatgggatggtgtatcattgcagaatgctgtggtagccatgctggttaagtgtgccttgaattctaaacaaatcaccgacagtgtcaccagcaacgcacccccacaccattacacctcctcctccatgtttcacggtgggaaccatacatacggggatcatccgttcacctacactctactctgcatctcacaaagacacggcggttggaaccaaaaatctcaaatttggactcatcagactaaaggacagatttccaccggtctcatgtccattgctcatgtttcttggctcaagcaagtctcttcttattattggtgtcgtttagtagtggtttctttgcagctattctaccatgaaggcctaatttacacagtctcctctgaacagttgatgttgagatgtgtctgttacttgaactctgtgaagcatttatttgggctgcaatttctgaggctggtaactgtaatgaacttatcctcagaTAACccagataactctgggtcttcctttcctgtgccggtcctcatgagagccagtttcatcatagcacttgatggtttttgcgactgctcttgaagaaactttcaaagttcttgaaattttccgcattgactgaccttcatgtcttaaagtaatgatggactatcatttctctttgcttatttgagctgttcttgccatagtatggacttggtcttttaccaaatagggctatcttctgtataccacccctaccttgtcacaacattaCTGATTGGCTctaatgcattaagaaggaaataaattccacaaattaacttttaacaaggcacacctgttaattgaaatgcattccaggtgactacctcatgaaactagttgagagaatgccaagagtgtgcaaagctgtcatcaaggcaaagggtggctacttttaagagtctcaaatataaaatatactttgatttgtttaacactttttcggttacttcgtgattccatatgtgttatttcatagttttgatgtcttcattattgttctacaatgtagaaaatagtacaaataaagaaaaacccttgaatgagtaggtgttcaaacttttgactggtaatgtatactAGCTTGGGTTTCTATATAGAGCAGACCTTGTgacatttttctctgtctctgttcagCTGGTCTGCAGGTGAAAGCAGAGCAGAGGATGATGATGGTTGCTGAGGGTAACAGCACCTATCTGGAGTGCATGCCCAAATCCCGACATGCAGCCGTCACCTGGTACATACAGGCAGGAGAGAACAGCCCTGAGCTGCATCAGgtacatactgacacacacacacacacacacacacacacacacacacacacacacacacacacacacacacacacacacacacacacacacacacacacacacacacacacacacacacacacacacacacacacacacacacacacacacacacacacacacacacacacaaataaaaacacacacacacgctggcctacacactcacactcctCTCTGTGTTGCAGTTGCAGTCAGGAGAGCAGCTGGTGGTGATTGAGAGAGGTGTTCTGATCCGTCAGGCCGAGACGGGTCACTCTGGCGTGTACCACTGTCAACTGGAGGAGCATGGCTTCCGTTGGACTGCCGTCACCATCCGTCTGAGTGTGTGGAGCCCCTCCCGTGCCCTCTCCTGGTCCTCTAACAACCCCAACCCAAGCCCAGATGCCTCCCAGCCCTGGTACCAGGACGTCATGGCCCTCATCCATCCCAGCAGCCTGGAGAAGCACTGTCAGAGGCTGGGTTTCCGACAACGCCGGAACCGCAACCGCGACCGCGACCAGGATCAGACCAAGGAAGACACCAACCGCAAGACAGGGGACGGCCCCAGGGGCGAGAGGCACAAACATGGAGGccgaggtggaggtggaggaggaggcgggaggaagagcaggagcAAACCCCAACAGAGGTCTCCACGAAGTGCTTAGATGCTCTAATGCCTACAACATGCTTTCTTCTGACTTACACCTTCAAACACTGTCTCACTCtctcaaagacacacacacacacatttacaaaaACACATATTCATGTAGATTGGGGACATAGTAGGTTCAGTGTGGGCTGGACTCAGAAATGTGAATGTGGTTGCGTAGCGTGTTGTATGAAGGATGCACAACATGTCCAAGAGACTGGTGAGGAATATATTAAGGCATGAAGAGGACCTGGAAGAATGTGGTGTCTCATAAGACACAGTATCTGAACTTGTCTGAGGAACTGACTGGGTCTAATGTACAGAGAAAAAAAATGCCCTGAAGGTGAAGCTAGCTGGGATCTGTCCTAacgaaagacagagagggagtcaaAAGGACTCAAGCACGTGAGAGAGACTTATGTGTCTCTGAGGCACAACATTTGTGATTTGTCTTCGAtgtttaatgtaaaaaaaatcttatttaactTTGTGTcgtatttatttatgttttgaaTAAAAAGGTTTGTTTCAGTAGTTGTATAAGGTCAGTATTCAGTAAATGCTCTGTGGTGTTCATCAGGCTTTTAACTCAAGCTTGACTCCACATAACTGGCATCATTGATGCTGGGTGTGTTTGACATTAGTGCATCAGAGGAATTAAAAGGGGGAAATCTGAGTCAAACTAGCAAGACTGCCAAAATGACATGCAGCAGAGCTAAAGCACTTTTAATGCTGTAGAAAAATAAACTTTACTTTTATGTTCTGGAGCAGCTGCATAAaagcagagagagacggagacattTTTAATGTTGTCAGACTTCTTTACTGAGCAAGGTcctcgcatgtgtgtgtgtgtgtgtgtgtgtgtgtgtgtgtgtgtgtgtgtgtgtgtgtgtgtgtgtgtgtgtgtgtgtgtgtgtgtgtgtgtgtgtgtgtgtgtgtgtgtgtgtgtgtgtgtgtgtgtgtgtgtgtgtgtgtgtgtgtgtgtgtgggtgggtgggtgggtgggtgtgtgtgtgtgtgtgtgtgtactttattCACTACCATAAAGTATGATGGAAAGTAttttataattaaacatgtaatGTTGATGCTTTCCTCAAAGACCTTGTTCAGATCCTTCCCTGATTCATTATGCGCTCAAGTATTTAATTGTGTAGCGTATATTTATATCTCTGTGCcaatatttatttcatgtgattttcCAAATTGACTTtaaaattaaatcaaatgttttCAATTGATCTCTCCCAAGTTAAGGAGACACCCAATGTAAATATTAAATTCTGCCAGTATGTTTTCCTACTTTTCCTTTTTGTGCTATAGGAAACCTGTCAATCAACAATAGGAgacatacacgcacacatacagtgcattcggaaagtattcagacaccttgacttttcccacattttgttatgataCAGCCTTACTCAAAAATGGATAAACAACTTTTTACagatcatcaatctacacacaataccacataatgacaaagcaaaaacaggtttttagatttctttgctaatttattacaaataaaaaacagaaataccttatttacataagaaatcagaccctttgctatgagactcgaaattaagctcaggtgcatcctgtttccattgatcatccttgagatgtttctacaacttgattggagtccacctgtggtacattcaattgattggacatgatttagaaaggcacacacctgtctagataaagtcccacaggtgacagtgcatcttagagcaaaaaccaagccatgaggtcaaaggaatgtccgtagagctccgagacaggattgtgtcaaggcacagatctggggaagggtaccaaaaaatgtctgcagcattgaaggtccccaagaacacagtggcctccatcattcttaaatggaagaagtttggaaccaccaagactcttcctagaaggaggtgaccaaaacccgatggtcattctgacagagctccagagttcctctgtggagatgggagaaccttccagaaggacaaccatctctgcagcactccaccaatcaggcctttatggtagagtggccagacggaagcccacttggagtttgccaaaaggcacctaaagaactctcaaaccatgagaaacaagattctctggtctgatgaaaccaagatttaactctttggcctgaatgagaagtgtcacgtctggaggtaacctggcgccatccctatggtgaagcatggtagcggcagcatcatgctctggagatgtttttcagcagcatggactgggagactagtcaggatcgagggaaagatgaacggaggaaggtacagagagatccttgatgaaaacatgctccagagcgctcaggacctcaaactagggcaaaggtttaccttccaaaaggacaatgaccctaagcacacagccaagacaacgcaggagtggcttcgggacaagtctctgaatgtccttgagtgggacagccagagcctggacttgaaccgaatcgaacatctctggagagacctgaaaatagctgtgcagcaacgctccccatccaacctgacagaggttgagaatctgcagagaagcatGGGAGAATccccccaaatacaagtgtgccaaacttgtagcgtcatacccaagaagactcaaggctgaaatcgctgccaaaggtgcttcaacaaagtactgagtaaaggggctgaatacttaagTACTGAatacaaaagtttggacacacttactcattcaaggatttttttttttttttactatttctgtcattgtacaataatactattaaattacacatatggaatcatgtagtaaccaaaaaagtgttcaacaaatcaaaatatattttatatttgagatttttcaaagtagccactctttgccttgatgacagctttgcacacacttggcattctcttaaccagtttcacctggaatgctttcccaacagtcttgaaagagttcccacatatgctgatcacttgtgcgctgcttttccttcactctacggtccaactcatcccaaaccatctcaattgggttgaggttgggtgattgtacaggccaggtcatctgatgcagcagtccatcactctccttcttggtcaaataacccttacacagtctggaggtgtgttgggttattgtcctgttgaaaaacaaatgatagtcccgctaaGCGCAAACCTGATGTGagggcgtatcgctgcagaatgatgtggtagtcatgctggttaagtgtgccttgaattctaaataaatcactgacagttttACCAGCAAAGCagcaccacaccatcacacctcctactccatgcttcacggtgggaaccacacatgtggaaatcatccgttcacctactctgcgtctcacaaagacaccatGGGTGGAACCAAAactctaaaatttggactcagactaaaggacagatttccacccgtCTCATGTCCAtttctcatgtttcttggcccaagcaagtctcttcttcttattggtgtcctttagtagaggtttctttgcagaaatttgaccatgaaggcccgattcacgccgtctcctctgaacagttgatgttgagatgtgtctgttacttgagctccgtgaagcatttatttgggctgcaatttctgaggctggtaactctaatgaacttatcctctgcagcagaggtaggtaactgggtcttcctttacTGTGGCTGTCCTCAGGAGAGCCAGTTTTGttttagcgcttgatggtttttgcaactgcacttgaagaaactttcaaagttcttgaaatgtttcgcattgactgacctctatgtcttaaagtaacaatagactgttgtttctctttactcatttcagctgttcttgccataatatggacttggtcttttaccaaatagggctatcttctgtataccacccttaccttgtcagaacacaactggttggctcaaacgcattaagaagaaaataaattccacaaattaacttttaacaaggcacacctgttaattgaaatgcattccaggtgactaccttgtgaagctggttgagagaatgccaagagtgtgcaaagctgtcatcaaggcaaagggtggctactttgaagaatctcaaatatacaatttattttgagttgtttaacacttttttggttactacatgactccgtgtgtgttatttcatagtttgatgtcttcacaactACAAACTACACAGTAGTTGTGTCCAAgctttagactggtactgtatgtaaaaaatataaataaaacgttttttgctttgtctttatggggtattgtgtgtagattaattagggggggaaattatttaatccattttagaataaggctgtaacgtaacaaaatgtggaaaaagtgaaggggtctgattacttccgaatgcactgtacacgcACATAGCGTGCAGACACAGGATAAATCTGAAAGATTTATATCATCCAACTTTATTACTCCACATACACATTATCCATCATCGACTACTCACATTCCAATATTGTTCAATGCAAAATAATGCATTTGACATTATCCTGCTGTACAACCGCAaacatacaaaacattaagaacaccttcctcatATTGCTctcggaacagcctcaatttgttggggcatggactctacaaggtgtataAAGTGTTCCACAGtgcttcccacggttgtgtcaagttggctggatgtcctttaggtggtggaccattcttgatacacacgggaaaattgcgtttcagttcttgacacactcaataTCATACcacaaggcaagacccagatgcagacacaggaggcagatggttggagtcttacaacgtttattaatccaaaggggtaggcaagagaatggtcgaggacaggcaaaaaggtcaaaaccagatcagaatccaggaggtacagattggcagacaggctcgtggtcaagacaggcagaatggtcaggcaggcaggtacaaggtccagaaacaggcaaaggtcaataccgggaggactagaaaaaggagaatgcaaaaagcaggagaacgggaaaaacgctggttgacttggaaacatacaagacaaactggcacagagagacaggaaacacagggataaatacactggggaaaacaagcaacatctggagggggtggagacaataacgaggacaggtgaaactgatcatggtgtaacactcaaaccggtgcgcctggcacgtactaccataccccgttcaaaggcacttaaatattttgtcttgcccattcaccctctgaacagcacacatacacaatccatgtctcaattgtctcaagacttaaaaatccttctttaacctgtctcctccccttcatctacactgattgaagtggatttatcgggtgacatcagtaagggatcataactttcacctggtcagtctgtcatagaaagttcctaatgttttgtacactcagtgtataacatgAGTATATAAATAATGAAATAGCAAAGTGGGTCTGACAAACAAGATATCCCATTAGGTCTGAACTGAATAAAGGAAACCACACATGAAAACATTTTCAGTGCATTGTGTCGTTGGGATGGTCATGGTTATGTTTGGGCGGATCTCAATCACCATGGTTCAGATGTGGCTGAACCTGCTCTCTGTCACGTTTGCGGTCTGTAAGCTGCTCCCGCACAGGACACCACATGGCTCAGGGCCTTTAGGTCTCCTCAAGTCCAACTGAGGCTTCATCTAAATGGTGGTGAGATAGCGTTTAAACATATGGTTTGTATATTGTGTGTGTTTCCCTAGATACCGGTGTCCTATAAAACAAATAAACAGATGAATGTACAATTGACAATGTTGGCTGTTGGCTCACTATTTGAGCACAAGCGAATGTATTGTGACACtataaaaaacaaatactttttgtGTGAAGAATTACCTCAGAGTCCTCGAGCACTATGAGTTAGGCCTTGTAGGTTAGGGCTATAGCTGTGAAGACATATATCCCCAGGGATAGTCTGTGTCCTGTATCTGCTCTGCCTCTGCCATCTTGAACATCACAAGATTGTGGCAGAGAGGCACATGGGTGGGGCTCTCTCAGCACAGCTTACACATTCAAGGCCATATGGCAAATACTGTAGCTCGGAGACATCAGAAGTGATGGGCAatggtctctgtctccctctgtgggGAAGAGAGATAAGTGCATGGAGAACTCAGGTAAAGATGAAGGCACTGGAGGCAAAGTTCATAagtacaccacaggaggttggtggcaccttaattggggagaacgggctcgtggtaatggctggagctgaatcagtggaatggtatcaaatacatcaaacacttggtttctatgtgtttgatgccattccatttgcgccaTTCGAGCCATTATTGTAAGCTGTTCTCCCCTCAGAAGCCTCCTGTGATACACAGATATGATTTACTGTGTTTGATTAAATCCCATTTAATACAACTTCATTCTGAAATTATTCAGTAATTACAATTATTATGTGTTTTATTATATTCATGAAACATCACATACTTACTACTGCATTTAATCATCATGTCAGAAATGTACTGTGGTGAGCCAGGCCTACTATTTCTTCTATTATTATGCGGAACTATTGCGTTCTCTACTGCAGGTTGTAGGGAAAAATATACAGAGCGGACTCGACTCAATTTCATGGTTGACTAGATCTCTTGGAAAGCATTACACTGGTAAGTGTTTATCTATTTGATTATGCTAAAAACGTGCAGATATTTGATTTTCCTTAAAGTTAGTCGTAGAAATAAGTATTCCCACACATTTCCGGGTGATGGTTACTCTTGACAGACACGGAGTAACAAGGGAACTGAAAACAAGATAACATTCCGAGGCCTGGCTGCTAGCATCGAcagctagctaattagctaacGTCATCTGACTGATGAGTAAACTGCTAGTTTATGGCTGATGAAAGCAATATGTCAACTTGCTTGTTGGATGTTGGGACCATTCTTTATGATTTTTTACAT
Protein-coding regions in this window:
- the LOC139542704 gene encoding semaphorin-3ab-like encodes the protein MWQFVTLVLLGHLGSSLTGAWRASQPRLQFTHSELVQNGRLLSLPLAAGDVHSLLPDEDGRRLYVAMKDNLLSTSLDDITQNPHMLYWPASPDRVQECLMAGKDRELECANFLRVLQPYNQTHLYVCGTGAFNPRCAFIPTNVFLKSERQTLSFGETECGKGKCPYDPHQKTATAIIDGELYAGISSDFMSRDSAFFRNLGSRHVIRTEQYDSTWLQDAQFVKVASMAETDNPEDDKVYVFFTERAQEAEGAAGKVLYSRVARVCKNDIGGQRSLVNKWSTFQKARIVCSIPGSDGIQTHFDQLQDIFILHDGKDKKNPLIYGLFTTSSDVLNGSAVCVYHLQDVVRAFKGNFYHKEGPQYKWAEFTGKVPYPRPGTCPSSTYGSYSSTREYPDDVIFFSRTHPLLQEAVLPQGGRPLLVRVGVHYKFSRLLVDRVEAVDGQYDVLFIGTDSGQVLKSIPLPKEHGVTQEVTLEQLQVFQHKSPVTTMTLSKKKQWLFVGSAEGVAQLALFQCELYGQACTECCLARDPYCTWDGHACSPFMPIARRRNARQVGDEEDPLTQCVRQGAGLQVKAEQRMMMVAEGNSTYLECMPKSRHAAVTWYIQAGENSPELHQLQSGEQLVVIERGVLIRQAETGHSGVYHCQLEEHGFRWTAVTIRLSVWSPSRALSWSSNNPNPSPDASQPWYQDVMALIHPSSLEKHCQRLGFRQRRNRNRDRDQDQTKEDTNRKTGDGPRGERHKHGGRGGGGGGGGRKSRSKPQQRSPRSA